A region from the Aegilops tauschii subsp. strangulata cultivar AL8/78 chromosome 5, Aet v6.0, whole genome shotgun sequence genome encodes:
- the LOC109742479 gene encoding uncharacterized protein encodes MLRSFPQADRLLKRLGFEKGDAYFFKQMGKGMLCTYALFGAAWFWNETSPLGWWTLKPRPKEEKEMAHLYERREFPYPGDEEAVEEFIKSGGALSTTIGPKGFADANMDSDNMQKQLQSKKFDQEARKLWFRMRNEVVQELQEKGFDIE; translated from the exons ATGCTGCGCAGCTTCCCCCAGGCCGATCGGCTTCTGAA GAGGCTGGGTTTTGAGAAGGGGGATGCCTACTTCTTTAAGCAGATGGGCAAGGGCATGCTATGCACATACGCGCTTTTTGGCGCCGCGTGGTTCTGGAATGAGACATCGCCGCTTGGCTGGTGGACGCTCAAGCCACGGCCCAAG GAAGAGAAGGAGATGGCGCATCTGTACGAGCGCAGGGAGTTCCCGTACCCGGGCGACGAAGAGGCGGTGGAGGAGTTCATAAAGAGCGGGGGCGCCCTGAGCACGACGATCGGGCCCAAGGGGTTCGCGGACGCCAACATGGACTCGGACAACATGCAGAAGCAGCTGCAGTCCAAGAAGTTTGACCAGGAGGCGCGGAAGTTGTGGTTCCGGATGCGGAACGAGGTGGTGCAGGAGCTCCAGGAGAAGGGGTTCGACATCGAATGA
- the LOC109742480 gene encoding uncharacterized protein → MAANVGESTSGSGSSVAGDGGGSFECNICFELPQEPIVTLCGHLFCWPCLYKWLHIHSHSPECPVCKAVVEEDKLVPLYGRGKDRVDPRSKGVPAGAEIPNRPTGQRPATAPQADPNNHFPNANPNPWFMGGGGVPLANARWGNYTFSAAFGGLFPLLSFQVHGFPDAAAYGQPAGFPYGYGHGHGHGHAFHGGHAHAAAPRHAPPGQQQQQQQADVYLKALLILVGFLVIASLITF, encoded by the coding sequence ATGGCGGCCAACGTGGGGGAGTCCACGagcggcagcggcagcagcgTGGCTGGCGACGGCGGGGGCAGCTTCGAGTGCAACATATGCTTCGAGCTGCCGCAGGAGCCCATCGTCACGCTCTGCGGCCACCTCTTCTGCTGGCCCTGCCTCTACAAGTGGCTGCACATCCACTCGCACTCGCCCGAGTGCCCCGTCTGCAAGGCCGTCGTCGAGGAGGACAAGCTCGTCCCGCTCTACGGCCGCGGCAAGGACCGCGTCGACCCCAGGTCCAAGGGCGTGCCGGCCGGGGCCGAGATCCCCAACCGGCCGACCGGGCAGCGGCCTGCCACGGCCCCGCAGGCAGATCCCAACAACCACTTCCCTAATGCGAACCCTAACCCCTGGTTCATGGGGGGAGGGGGCGTCCCTCTGGCCAACGCGCGGTGGGGGAACTACACCTTCTCGGCCGCGTTCGGCGGCCTGTTCCCGCTGCTGAGCTTCCAGGTGCATGGATTCCCGGACGCGGCCGCGTACGGGCAGCCTGCCGGGTTTCCCTATGGGTACGGCCATGGCCATGGCCACGGGCATGCTTTCCATGGCGGGCACGcccacgccgccgccccccgGCACGCGCCGCccgggcagcagcagcagcagcagcaggcggACGTGTACCTCAAGGCGCTGCTCATCCTGGTCGGCTTTCTCGTGATCGCAAGCCTCATCACATTCTAG